AAAGGGTGTTATGAAGCTTGAGAGGCATCTCTTTTCGCTATTTAAACTAGTGGTGCATTTGGTGGATACGCTGCATAGCTCCACCCTACGAAGCAACAAATTTGTAAGAGCCTGCTTGCAGGCTCCTGCAGTAGACTTGTCGCTAATTACTGGTTTTGTTCCTTGGCCCAGCTATCCCGCAGTCCGATGGTGCGGTTGAACACCGGCGTTTCCGGGGAACCGTATTTGCTGTCCCGGCAGAAGTAGCCGTTACGCTCAAACTGATATCCTTTCTCAGGCTCAGCTTCCGCGAGGCCAATTTCCGCTTTGCAGCCGGTAAGTACTTGCAGGTTGTCGGGGTTGACGGACTCCAGGAAGTTCTTGTCACCCACGTCCGGCGACTCGTCGTTGAACAAACGATCGTACAGTCGCACTTCACAATCCACATTGGTTTCCGCAGACACCCAGTGAATCACCCCCTTGGGTTTGACGCCGTCTGCCGGATCTTTTCCGAGCGTGTCCAGGTCAACGGAGCACAGCAATTCGACAATTTCACCCTTTTCGTTCTTAACCACTTCATCCGCCTGAATAACATAGGCGTTGCGCAGTCGCACTTTCTTACCCAGCACCAGGCGCTTGTATTTTTTGTTGGCTTCCTCGCGGAAGTCTTCCTGCTCGATATATACGGTTTTGGTAAACGGCAGCTGCCGCGCCGGCAGATCATCGCGCACCGGATGCCCCGGGGCAGTGAGCATTTCCTGCTCACCTTCTGGGTAGTTGGTGAGGGTTACCTTGAGGGGTTCCATCACGCACATGGCACGGGGCGCGTTCTTGTCCAGGTCATCGCGGATAGCATACTCGAGCATACCCACATCGACGGTGGAATCTGCGCGAGTTACCCCGATCATTTCGCAGAACTGGCGAATCGCCGCTGGTGTCACACCACGACGACGCAGGCCGGAAATAGTAGGCATACGCGGATCGTCCCAGCCATCCACATAGCCCTCATCGACCAGCAGCTTGAGCTTGCGTTTGGACACGACGGTGTAGTTCAGATGCAGGCGCGCGAATTCGTACTGGCGCGGGCGAGCAGGGACAGGCAGGTTTTCGATAAACCAGTCGTACAGGGGTTTGTGGTCTTCAAACTCCAGCGTGCAGATTGAATGACTGATACCTTCGA
This is a stretch of genomic DNA from Microbulbifer bruguierae. It encodes these proteins:
- a CDS encoding glutamine--tRNA ligase/YqeY domain fusion protein; translation: MTSESKPAHFLQNIIRSDLSEGRVSQLTTRFPPEPNGYLHIGHAKSICLNFGLAKEFGGQCNLRFDDTNPAKEEEEYVDAIKRDVAWLGFEWAGNAKYTSDYFDQLHQWAIHLIKEGKAYVCDLSPEEARAYRGTLKEPGKNSPYRDRPVEENLDLFARMTAGEFNEGSCSLRAKIDMAAPNINLRDPVIYRIKKMAHHQTGDKWCVYPSYDFAHGQSDAIEGISHSICTLEFEDHKPLYDWFIENLPVPARPRQYEFARLHLNYTVVSKRKLKLLVDEGYVDGWDDPRMPTISGLRRRGVTPAAIRQFCEMIGVTRADSTVDVGMLEYAIRDDLDKNAPRAMCVMEPLKVTLTNYPEGEQEMLTAPGHPVRDDLPARQLPFTKTVYIEQEDFREEANKKYKRLVLGKKVRLRNAYVIQADEVVKNEKGEIVELLCSVDLDTLGKDPADGVKPKGVIHWVSAETNVDCEVRLYDRLFNDESPDVGDKNFLESVNPDNLQVLTGCKAEIGLAEAEPEKGYQFERNGYFCRDSKYGSPETPVFNRTIGLRDSWAKEQNQ